The Pseudomonas berkeleyensis genome includes a region encoding these proteins:
- the msrB gene encoding peptide-methionine (R)-S-oxide reductase MsrB: protein MDKLDKPLDAWRDELSQEQFHVCRLGGTERPFSGQYHDDKTPGIYHCACCGEALFDSDAKYDSGSGWPSYFQPVGEAVIRELDDFSHGMHRIEVKCAKCDAHLGHVFPDGPRPTGLRYCINSVSLKLIPRE, encoded by the coding sequence GTGGACAAGCTCGACAAACCCCTGGATGCATGGCGCGACGAATTATCTCAGGAGCAATTCCATGTCTGCCGGCTGGGCGGCACTGAACGCCCGTTCAGCGGCCAGTATCACGATGACAAGACGCCCGGCATCTACCACTGCGCCTGTTGTGGCGAGGCATTGTTCGACTCCGATGCGAAATACGATTCCGGCAGCGGCTGGCCGAGCTATTTTCAGCCGGTGGGTGAGGCGGTCATCCGTGAGCTGGACGACTTCAGCCATGGCATGCACCGCATCGAGGTCAAGTGCGCCAAGTGTGACGCGCACCTGGGCCATGTGTTCCCCGATGGGCCGCGTCCCACCGGTTTGCGTTATTGCATCAACTCGGTATCGCTGAAGCTGATCCCGCGCGAGTGA
- a CDS encoding PA1571 family protein, with protein sequence MSMQDNAAPCITSKQSQEPVGGFIIDGQGREVPITEDMIQQACDALEESREQARQS encoded by the coding sequence ATGAGCATGCAAGACAACGCAGCCCCATGCATCACCAGCAAGCAATCGCAGGAGCCGGTGGGCGGTTTTATCATCGACGGTCAGGGCCGCGAAGTGCCGATCACCGAAGACATGATCCAGCAGGCCTGCGATGCGCTGGAAGAAAGCCGTGAGCAGGCTCGCCAGAGCTGA
- a CDS encoding ATP-NAD kinase family protein produces MSRFHIGLIINPLAGLGGPAGFKGSDGMAEQALALGVEPKAAQRTRTALEQLLTLRERIEFVSYPGDMGGDLLAQMGFEHRLLGQVDPQLTTAEDTRRAVQQLQDAGVALILFAGGDGTARDVCAAVRQGQPVLGIPAGVKIQSGVYAISPRAAGELTARLIEGGLVRLASGEVRDIDENALREGRVTARWYGELCVPQEGGYVQAVKQGGMESEELVLADLAAWLEAEWEPGARYVFGPGSTLHGLAHNLGLETTLLGVDVIEDGQVIARDVNEAELFGLVEGHPTYLLVTAIGGQGHIIGRGNQQVSPRVLRAIGLERLRVVATKRKLATLEGRPLLVDSGDVTLDDAFPDAVRVWAGYKEELLYPLSR; encoded by the coding sequence ATGTCGCGTTTTCATATCGGTCTGATCATCAATCCACTGGCTGGGCTGGGCGGCCCGGCAGGGTTCAAGGGCAGCGACGGCATGGCCGAACAGGCGCTGGCTCTGGGTGTCGAGCCAAAAGCCGCACAACGTACACGCACGGCACTTGAACAGTTGTTGACCCTGCGTGAGCGCATAGAGTTCGTCAGCTATCCGGGCGATATGGGTGGCGATCTTTTGGCGCAGATGGGCTTCGAGCATCGTTTGCTGGGGCAGGTCGACCCTCAGTTGACCACAGCAGAAGACACCCGCCGGGCCGTGCAGCAACTGCAGGACGCAGGCGTGGCGTTGATTCTGTTTGCCGGCGGCGATGGCACCGCGCGCGATGTCTGTGCGGCCGTCAGGCAAGGGCAGCCAGTACTGGGCATTCCCGCCGGGGTAAAGATTCAATCTGGCGTCTACGCCATAAGCCCACGTGCAGCAGGCGAGCTGACTGCACGGCTGATCGAAGGTGGCCTGGTTCGTCTGGCCAGCGGTGAAGTCCGCGATATCGATGAGAATGCCTTGCGTGAGGGGCGCGTGACTGCACGCTGGTATGGCGAGCTGTGCGTGCCGCAGGAAGGTGGTTACGTACAGGCGGTCAAGCAGGGCGGTATGGAGTCCGAAGAACTGGTGCTGGCGGATCTTGCCGCCTGGCTGGAGGCAGAGTGGGAGCCTGGCGCGCGTTACGTGTTTGGCCCTGGTTCGACCTTGCATGGCCTGGCGCACAACCTGGGGCTGGAAACCACGTTGCTGGGCGTCGATGTGATCGAGGATGGTCAGGTCATTGCTCGTGACGTCAACGAAGCCGAGCTGTTCGGCCTGGTCGAGGGGCATCCGACTTATCTGCTGGTCACCGCCATTGGTGGTCAGGGCCATATCATCGGCCGCGGCAATCAGCAGGTCAGCCCGCGAGTGTTGCGCGCCATTGGCCTGGAGCGCCTGCGCGTGGTGGCAACCAAGCGCAAGCTGGCGACCCTGGAAGGAAGGCCGCTACTGGTCGATAGTGGCGACGTGACGCTGGACGATGCCTTTCCAGATGCGGTGCGGGTCTGGGCTGGCTATAAGGAAGAACTGCTGTATCCCCTGAGTCGATAG
- a CDS encoding DUF1287 domain-containing protein, translated as MRMVIALLVWSLAFAAQAIEADKLVLDARKQVGVTLSYDPAYRKLSYPGGDVPMATGVCTDVVIRALRQQGLDLQESVHRDMRGNFAVYPKHWGLSRPDSNIDHRRVPNLMTWFKRQGWSLPVKQDASAYRAGDIVTWDLGRGLTHIGIVSDRQAATGTPLVLHNIGRGTQEEDILFAYRITGHYRALAQQARAGQ; from the coding sequence ATGCGAATGGTGATCGCGCTGCTGGTCTGGTCGCTGGCTTTTGCCGCGCAGGCCATCGAGGCGGACAAGCTGGTACTCGATGCGCGCAAGCAGGTTGGCGTGACCCTGAGCTATGACCCGGCCTACCGGAAACTGAGCTATCCAGGCGGCGACGTGCCCATGGCCACCGGGGTCTGCACCGATGTGGTGATCCGTGCGCTGCGCCAACAGGGGCTGGATCTGCAGGAGTCGGTACATCGTGATATGCGTGGCAACTTCGCGGTCTATCCGAAGCATTGGGGGTTGAGCCGCCCGGACAGCAATATCGACCACCGCCGGGTGCCCAACCTGATGACCTGGTTCAAGCGCCAGGGCTGGTCGCTGCCGGTCAAACAGGATGCCTCGGCTTACCGGGCCGGCGATATCGTCACCTGGGATCTGGGCCGCGGCCTCACCCACATCGGCATCGTCAGCGACCGTCAGGCTGCAACCGGCACACCGCTGGTGCTGCACAACATTGGCCGGGGTACGCAGGAGGAGGACATTCTGTTCGCCTACCGCATTACTGGCCATTACCGGGCGCTGGCGCAGCAGGCGAGGGCTGGTCAATGA
- a CDS encoding thiol-disulfide oxidoreductase DCC family protein, whose translation MTQQSLPPNLAAGERVVLFDGVCRLCNGWARFLIRHDRQRQFRLASVQSTQGQALLAWYGLPTDRFDTMALIDEAGLHVRSSALLRILARLPQPWRSLSWLRVIPRPLRDWSYDRIALNRYRLFGRYEVCLLSSADHSERFLHD comes from the coding sequence ATGACGCAGCAGTCGTTGCCGCCGAATCTTGCTGCAGGCGAGCGTGTCGTACTGTTCGATGGCGTCTGCAGGCTCTGCAACGGCTGGGCGAGATTCCTCATTCGCCATGACCGGCAGCGACAGTTTCGCCTGGCTTCGGTGCAGTCGACACAGGGCCAGGCATTGCTGGCCTGGTATGGCCTGCCGACCGACCGTTTCGACACCATGGCGCTGATCGACGAGGCCGGGTTGCATGTACGTTCCTCGGCGTTGCTGCGCATCCTTGCCCGTTTGCCCCAGCCCTGGCGTAGCCTCAGTTGGCTGCGTGTGATTCCGCGCCCGCTGCGCGATTGGAGCTACGACCGCATTGCGCTGAATCGCTACCGTCTGTTCGGCCGGTATGAGGTCTGCCTGCTGTCCAGCGCCGACCATAGCGAGCGCTTCCTGCATGACTGA
- a CDS encoding DoxX-like family protein — protein sequence MTDARLAQIAWLARLALALVFIWHGLAPKILWLSPDEVAMIGAHSLADYPLFATEVIARIAGVAEILLGIVLLTLRRQRWFLLVAGAVLLALLLDVALFSPHLLIQAFNPLSTNLAALTLCAVAWLAEAPSAADS from the coding sequence ATGACTGATGCGCGTCTGGCGCAGATTGCCTGGCTCGCTCGGCTGGCCTTGGCGCTGGTGTTCATCTGGCATGGGCTGGCACCGAAGATTCTCTGGCTCAGCCCTGACGAGGTGGCGATGATCGGGGCTCACAGCCTGGCTGATTACCCGCTGTTCGCCACGGAGGTGATCGCCCGTATCGCTGGCGTCGCCGAGATACTCCTGGGCATCGTGCTGCTGACGCTGCGTCGGCAGCGCTGGTTCTTGCTGGTCGCTGGCGCAGTATTACTGGCGCTGTTGCTTGATGTTGCGTTGTTCAGTCCCCATCTGTTGATCCAGGCGTTCAATCCGCTCTCGACCAACCTGGCCGCGCTGACTCTGTGCGCAGTGGCATGGCTGGCCGAAGCGCCCTCGGCTGCTGACTCCTGA
- a CDS encoding ABC transporter transmembrane domain-containing protein codes for MTSMLSSRQRGAMRLAWRFIAPYRGRVVGALLALMFTAAITLSMGQGIKLLVDQGLATQSPAALRQSLLLFFVLVLALAFGTYTRFYLVSWIGERVVADIRRRVFDHLIELHPGFYESNRSSEIQSRLTADTTLLQSVIGSSLSMALRNLIMLIGGSVLLVVTNPKLSGIVLLALPLVVAPILLFGRRVRALSRQSQDRVADVGSYVGEALGQIKTVQAYNHQDEDKRRFGESAEAAFDVARKRIAQRSWLITVVIVLVLGAVGVMLWVGGMDVIAGRISGGELAAFVFYSLIVGSSFGTLSEVIGELQRAAGAAERIGELLRASNAIVAPPQPQHLSQPVQGRIELQGVRFAYPSRSDSYAIDGIDLQVAAGETLALVGPSGAGKSTLFDLLLRFFDPQAGRILIDGVPIDQLDPRELRASFALVSQNPALFFGSVEDNIRYGRLDASHAEVEAAARAAHAHEFIQRLPQGYQTHLGEAGLGLSGGQRQRLAIARALLADAPILLLDEATSALDAESEHLIQQALPSLMAGRTTLVIAHRLATVKQADRIAVIEQGRLAAIGRHAELIERSPLYARLAELQFGS; via the coding sequence ATGACATCGATGCTTTCCTCCCGCCAGCGTGGTGCCATGCGCCTGGCCTGGCGCTTCATCGCGCCTTATCGCGGCCGAGTAGTGGGCGCGCTGCTGGCGCTGATGTTCACGGCGGCGATCACCCTGTCCATGGGCCAGGGCATCAAGCTGCTGGTGGATCAGGGCCTGGCCACGCAATCGCCGGCAGCGCTGCGTCAGTCCCTGCTGCTGTTCTTCGTGCTGGTTCTGGCGCTGGCCTTTGGCACCTATACGCGCTTCTATCTGGTGTCGTGGATCGGCGAGCGAGTGGTCGCGGATATCCGTCGGCGGGTGTTCGATCATCTGATCGAGCTGCACCCAGGCTTCTACGAGAGCAATCGCAGTTCGGAAATCCAGTCACGGCTGACTGCCGATACCACGCTACTGCAATCGGTGATCGGCTCATCGCTGTCGATGGCGCTGCGCAACCTGATCATGCTGATTGGCGGCAGCGTGCTGCTGGTGGTCACCAATCCCAAGCTCAGCGGCATCGTCCTGCTGGCCTTGCCGCTGGTGGTGGCGCCTATCCTGCTGTTTGGCCGCCGCGTGCGCGCACTGTCGCGGCAAAGCCAGGATCGTGTGGCGGATGTCGGCAGCTACGTGGGCGAGGCGCTGGGGCAGATCAAGACGGTGCAGGCCTACAACCACCAGGACGAGGACAAGCGTCGTTTCGGTGAGTCCGCCGAGGCGGCGTTCGATGTGGCGCGCAAGCGTATCGCCCAGCGTTCGTGGTTGATCACCGTGGTCATCGTGCTGGTGCTCGGTGCGGTGGGGGTGATGCTCTGGGTGGGCGGCATGGATGTGATCGCCGGGCGTATTTCCGGCGGCGAACTGGCCGCTTTCGTGTTCTACAGCCTGATCGTCGGCTCGTCGTTCGGCACCTTGAGCGAGGTGATCGGCGAGTTGCAGCGTGCGGCCGGCGCCGCTGAGCGTATTGGCGAGCTGCTGCGTGCCAGTAACGCCATCGTGGCGCCGCCGCAGCCGCAGCACCTGTCGCAGCCGGTGCAGGGACGTATCGAGCTGCAGGGCGTGCGCTTCGCCTATCCGTCACGCTCGGACAGCTATGCCATCGATGGCATCGACCTGCAGGTGGCAGCGGGTGAGACCTTGGCTCTGGTTGGCCCTTCTGGGGCAGGCAAGTCGACGCTGTTCGACCTGCTGCTGCGCTTCTTCGACCCGCAGGCCGGGCGCATCCTCATCGATGGCGTGCCGATCGATCAGCTCGATCCGCGTGAGTTACGTGCCAGTTTCGCCCTGGTTTCGCAGAATCCCGCGCTGTTCTTCGGCTCGGTCGAGGACAATATTCGCTATGGTCGCCTGGATGCCAGTCATGCCGAGGTGGAAGCGGCTGCACGTGCGGCGCACGCTCATGAATTCATCCAGCGCCTGCCACAGGGCTATCAGACTCATCTCGGTGAGGCCGGGCTCGGGCTCTCCGGTGGCCAGCGTCAGCGTCTGGCGATTGCTCGTGCCTTGCTTGCCGATGCGCCGATCCTGCTGCTGGACGAGGCTACCAGCGCACTGGATGCAGAGAGTGAACATCTGATCCAGCAGGCGCTGCCATCGCTGATGGCTGGACGCACGACGCTGGTGATCGCCCATCGTCTGGCCACGGTGAAACAAGCGGATCGCATTGCGGTGATCGAGCAGGGGCGCCTGGCCGCGATTGGCCGGCATGCCGAGCTGATCGAGCGCAGCCCGCTCTATGCGCGTTTGGCCGAGTTGCAGTTCGGCAGCTAG
- the rhtA gene encoding threonine/homoserine exporter RhtA encodes MSRTALFVPIALLVVAMVSIQSGASLAKNLFPLVGAEGTTALRLVLGAIILSLVMQPWRAKLDLRKCQALVAYGLSLGGMNLLFYMSLQSIPLGIAVALEFTGPLALALFSSRRLLDFIWVILAIAGLWMLLPTGATQSAIDPLGAALALGAGVCWSLYIIFGQKAGAQHGRHTVALGTWVAALLVLPIGVWHAGSDLLSVDLLPIALGVALLSSALPYSLEMVALTRLPARTFSVLMSLEPAVAALCGLIFLGEKLLWGQWLAVGAIIIASAGAAATIRPKS; translated from the coding sequence ATGTCGCGCACCGCACTTTTTGTCCCCATAGCCCTGCTCGTGGTGGCCATGGTCTCGATCCAGAGCGGTGCATCGCTGGCCAAGAACCTGTTCCCCCTAGTCGGTGCCGAGGGCACCACGGCGCTGCGCCTGGTGCTCGGTGCGATCATTCTGTCGCTGGTGATGCAGCCCTGGCGGGCCAAGCTGGATCTGCGCAAGTGCCAGGCACTCGTCGCCTACGGCCTGTCCCTGGGGGGCATGAACCTGCTCTTCTACATGTCGCTGCAGAGCATTCCACTGGGCATCGCCGTGGCCCTGGAATTCACCGGCCCGCTGGCCCTGGCGTTGTTTTCTTCACGCCGTCTGCTGGATTTCATCTGGGTCATCCTGGCCATTGCTGGGCTGTGGATGCTGCTACCCACCGGTGCCACGCAGAGCGCCATCGACCCGCTTGGCGCCGCCTTGGCGCTCGGTGCGGGCGTTTGCTGGTCGCTGTACATCATCTTCGGCCAGAAAGCCGGCGCCCAGCATGGGCGCCACACCGTTGCGCTGGGAACCTGGGTCGCCGCGCTGCTGGTTCTACCCATCGGGGTCTGGCATGCCGGTAGCGACCTGCTGAGCGTCGATCTGCTGCCAATCGCACTGGGCGTCGCGCTGTTGTCTTCCGCTCTGCCCTACAGCCTGGAGATGGTCGCCCTAACGCGCCTGCCAGCACGCACCTTCAGTGTCCTGATGAGCCTGGAGCCGGCTGTCGCCGCGCTATGCGGCCTGATTTTTCTCGGCGAGAAGCTGCTCTGGGGGCAGTGGCTGGCCGTCGGCGCGATCATCATCGCCTCGGCCGGCGCTGCCGCCACTATCAGGCCCAAGAGCTAG
- the ppnP gene encoding pyrimidine/purine nucleoside phosphorylase, with the protein MFKVNEYFDGTVKSIGFTMAEGPATIGVMAPGEYEFGTSQLEVMHVVAGALTVKLPGSDSWNTFEAGSKFTVEANSKFQLKVAVDTAYLCEYR; encoded by the coding sequence ATGTTCAAGGTCAACGAGTACTTCGACGGCACCGTCAAATCCATCGGCTTCACCATGGCTGAAGGCCCTGCCACCATTGGCGTGATGGCCCCGGGCGAATACGAATTCGGCACCAGTCAGCTGGAAGTCATGCATGTCGTCGCCGGCGCCCTGACCGTCAAACTGCCGGGTAGCGACAGCTGGAACACCTTTGAAGCCGGCAGCAAGTTCACCGTCGAAGCCAACAGCAAGTTCCAGCTGAAGGTGGCCGTGGATACCGCTTACCTCTGCGAATACCGCTAA
- a CDS encoding exonuclease domain-containing protein has product MGHWLVIDLEATTDEGGWAMEEMEIIEIGASLVGADGHERDHFQRIIKPQRRPCLTDFCRELTHITQAEIDSAAALPQVWTQFERWLGQHAPRLAGWSSWGDYDRRQLEQEWRQHQLHSLLADVPHLNLKQAFAKARQLPRPVGLHSALQLAGMQFQGQQHRALEDARNTARLLPLVLPVKG; this is encoded by the coding sequence ATGGGGCATTGGCTAGTCATCGACCTGGAAGCCACCACCGACGAAGGCGGCTGGGCGATGGAAGAAATGGAAATCATCGAGATCGGTGCCAGCCTGGTCGGAGCAGATGGTCATGAGCGCGACCATTTTCAGCGCATCATCAAACCGCAGCGCCGGCCCTGCCTGACCGACTTCTGCCGCGAACTCACCCATATCACCCAGGCCGAGATCGATAGCGCCGCCGCCTTGCCTCAGGTATGGACCCAGTTCGAACGCTGGCTGGGACAACATGCGCCGCGTCTGGCGGGCTGGAGCAGCTGGGGGGACTACGACCGCCGCCAACTGGAACAGGAATGGCGCCAGCATCAGCTGCATAGCCTGTTGGCCGATGTTCCGCACCTGAACCTCAAGCAAGCCTTCGCCAAGGCGCGTCAGTTGCCACGCCCCGTAGGCCTTCACAGCGCCCTGCAACTGGCCGGCATGCAGTTTCAAGGGCAGCAGCACCGTGCCCTGGAGGACGCACGCAATACAGCACGCCTGCTGCCACTGGTTCTCCCCGTGAAAGGGTGA
- a CDS encoding NAD(P)-dependent oxidoreductase has translation MAKVAFLGLGVMGYPMAGHLARKGHQVTVYNRSPGKAEQWMGEYAGSSAPTPREAVQGAELVMCCVGNDDDLRSVVLGEQGAFAGMAPGAVLVDHTTASADVARELAAIAAERGLGFLDAPVSGGQAGAVNGVLTVMVGGEPQAYAAAEAAIQSYARMIRLMGPAGSGQLTKMVNQICIAGLVQGLAEALNFAQCAGLDGHAVVDVISKGAAQSWQMENRYKTMLAGEFDFGFAVDWMRKDLSILLEESRRNGAQLPVTALVDQFYADVQGMGGGRWDTSSLLARLQRNH, from the coding sequence ATGGCAAAGGTCGCGTTTCTCGGCTTGGGCGTCATGGGCTATCCAATGGCCGGGCATCTGGCGCGCAAAGGGCATCAGGTGACGGTCTACAACCGCTCGCCGGGTAAGGCCGAGCAATGGATGGGCGAATACGCCGGCAGCAGTGCGCCAACACCGCGTGAAGCCGTGCAGGGTGCCGAGCTGGTGATGTGCTGCGTGGGCAACGATGATGACCTGCGCAGCGTGGTTCTGGGCGAGCAGGGCGCTTTCGCGGGTATGGCGCCGGGCGCCGTCCTGGTCGATCACACCACGGCCTCTGCTGATGTCGCGCGGGAGCTGGCAGCTATCGCCGCCGAGCGCGGCCTGGGTTTTCTCGATGCGCCGGTGTCTGGTGGTCAGGCGGGCGCCGTCAACGGCGTGCTGACGGTGATGGTTGGCGGCGAGCCGCAAGCCTATGCCGCCGCCGAAGCTGCTATCCAGAGCTATGCGCGAATGATTCGACTGATGGGGCCGGCCGGTAGCGGGCAGTTGACCAAGATGGTCAACCAGATCTGCATCGCTGGCCTGGTTCAGGGGTTGGCCGAGGCGCTGAACTTCGCTCAATGCGCCGGTCTCGATGGCCACGCGGTGGTCGATGTGATCAGCAAGGGCGCTGCGCAATCCTGGCAAATGGAAAATCGCTACAAGACCATGCTGGCCGGTGAGTTCGATTTCGGTTTCGCCGTCGACTGGATGCGCAAGGATCTGTCGATCCTGCTCGAAGAGTCGCGCCGCAATGGGGCGCAACTGCCGGTCACGGCGCTGGTCGACCAGTTCTACGCCGACGTGCAGGGCATGGGCGGTGGGCGCTGGGACACCTCCAGTCTGTTGGCGCGCCTGCAGCGTAACCACTGA
- a CDS encoding YkgJ family cysteine cluster protein → MECRAGCGACCIAPSISSPIPGMPEGKPAGVRCLHLTVDYLCALFGRAERPAVCAAFKADELVCGDSRESAIRMLGWLEQATA, encoded by the coding sequence ATGGAATGTCGTGCCGGTTGTGGTGCCTGCTGCATCGCGCCCTCCATCAGTTCGCCGATTCCAGGCATGCCCGAAGGTAAGCCAGCAGGCGTGCGTTGTCTCCACCTTACCGTTGACTACCTCTGCGCCCTGTTCGGGCGGGCGGAGCGTCCGGCTGTGTGCGCTGCATTCAAGGCTGACGAGCTTGTCTGTGGCGACAGCCGTGAGAGTGCCATTCGAATGCTGGGTTGGCTCGAGCAGGCGACTGCCTGA
- a CDS encoding START domain-containing protein encodes MIRISALAMILCASAAHAAERPWQLEREEDGIRVYLAEVPGSKYKAYRGVVTVKSDLPHLLALQEDVSGSCAWIFSCQQQRLLETKDDVSEIYTRFKMPWPVKSRDSVIQVTTRTEPDGSVTRLLKAVPERLPEEKDFVRVSRVDGQWHMKPLSDGEVEVTYEVHTEPGGSVPSWLANSFVVDAPLETLKGLRAQAEGR; translated from the coding sequence ATGATCCGTATTTCCGCATTGGCCATGATCTTGTGTGCGAGCGCCGCCCATGCCGCCGAGAGGCCGTGGCAGCTGGAACGGGAGGAGGACGGCATTCGTGTCTATCTGGCCGAGGTGCCTGGGTCGAAGTACAAGGCCTACCGTGGCGTGGTCACGGTAAAAAGCGATCTGCCGCATTTGCTGGCCTTGCAGGAGGACGTTTCAGGCTCCTGCGCCTGGATCTTCAGCTGTCAGCAGCAGCGGCTGCTGGAGACCAAGGACGATGTCAGCGAAATCTATACCCGCTTCAAGATGCCCTGGCCGGTGAAGTCGCGTGATTCAGTGATTCAAGTCACCACTCGAACCGAGCCTGACGGCAGCGTCACGCGTCTGCTCAAGGCCGTGCCTGAGCGCCTGCCGGAAGAAAAGGACTTCGTGCGGGTCAGTCGGGTCGATGGCCAGTGGCATATGAAGCCGCTGAGCGATGGTGAGGTGGAAGTGACTTACGAGGTGCATACCGAGCCGGGTGGTAGCGTACCGTCCTGGCTGGCCAACAGCTTCGTGGTCGATGCGCCGCTGGAGACGCTGAAGGGGTTGCGTGCGCAGGCCGAGGGGCGTTGA
- the gltA gene encoding citrate synthase — protein sequence MADKKAQLIIEGAAPVELPVLTGTVGPDVIDVRGLTATGRFTFDPGFMSTASCESKITYIDGDKGILLHRGYPIEQLAEDSDYLETCYLLLNGELPSKEEKAQFVSTIKNHTMVHEQLKTFFNGFRRDAHPMAIMCGVVGALSAFYHDSLDINNPRHREISAMRLVAKMPTIAAMTYKYSMGQPMMYPRNDLNYAENFLHMMFNTPAEIKPISPVLAKAMDKIFILHADHEQNASTSTVRLAGSSGANPFACIAAGIAALWGPAHGGANEAVLAMLDEIGDVSNIDKFIAKAKDKNDPFKLMGFGHRVYKNRDPRATVMKQTCDEVLGELGITNDPQLELAMRLEEIALTDPYFKERNLYPNVDFYSGIILKAIGIPTSMFTVIFALARTVGWISHWKEMLSGPYKIGRPRQLYTGYEQRDLPANRD from the coding sequence ATGGCTGACAAAAAAGCGCAGTTGATCATCGAGGGCGCAGCCCCCGTCGAACTGCCTGTTCTGACCGGCACCGTTGGTCCTGATGTAATCGATGTGCGGGGCCTGACCGCCACGGGTCGCTTCACTTTTGATCCCGGCTTCATGTCGACCGCCTCTTGCGAGTCGAAGATCACCTATATCGATGGTGACAAGGGCATCCTGCTGCACCGCGGCTATCCGATCGAGCAACTCGCCGAAGACTCCGACTACCTGGAAACCTGTTACCTGCTGCTCAATGGCGAACTGCCGAGCAAGGAAGAGAAGGCCCAGTTCGTCAGCACCATCAAGAACCACACCATGGTTCACGAGCAGTTGAAGACCTTCTTCAACGGCTTCCGCCGCGATGCCCACCCAATGGCCATCATGTGCGGCGTAGTGGGCGCCCTCTCCGCCTTCTACCATGACTCGCTGGACATCAATAATCCGCGCCATCGCGAGATTTCGGCCATGCGCCTGGTCGCCAAGATGCCGACCATCGCGGCCATGACCTACAAGTACTCCATGGGCCAACCCATGATGTACCCGCGTAACGACCTGAACTACGCGGAAAACTTCCTGCACATGATGTTCAACACCCCGGCCGAGATCAAACCGATCAGCCCGGTGCTGGCCAAGGCGATGGACAAGATCTTCATCCTCCATGCCGATCATGAGCAGAACGCCTCCACCTCCACCGTGCGCCTGGCAGGCTCCTCGGGCGCCAACCCGTTCGCCTGTATCGCAGCCGGCATCGCCGCACTGTGGGGCCCTGCACACGGTGGCGCCAACGAAGCCGTACTGGCCATGCTGGACGAGATCGGTGACGTATCGAACATCGACAAGTTCATCGCCAAGGCCAAGGACAAGAACGATCCGTTCAAGCTCATGGGTTTCGGCCATCGCGTTTACAAGAACCGCGACCCGCGCGCTACCGTGATGAAGCAGACCTGCGACGAAGTCCTCGGCGAGCTGGGCATCACCAACGATCCGCAGCTGGAACTGGCCATGCGCCTGGAAGAGATCGCCCTGACCGATCCGTACTTCAAGGAACGCAACCTGTACCCGAACGTCGACTTCTACTCGGGGATCATCCTCAAGGCGATCGGTATTCCGACCAGCATGTTCACCGTGATCTTCGCCCTGGCACGTACCGTCGGCTGGATCTCGCACTGGAAGGAAATGCTCTCCGGTCCGTACAAGATCGGTCGCCCGCGCCAACTGTACACCGGTTACGAGCAGCGCGACCTGCCTGCCAACCGCGACTGA
- the sdhC gene encoding succinate dehydrogenase, cytochrome b556 subunit: MNSQRPVNLDLRTIKLPITAYTSILHRISGVILFVGIAILLFGLDKSLTSEEGFAQVKECLTSPLAKFVIWGLLSALLYHLVAGVRHLIMDVGVGETLEGGKLGSKIVLVISVIVIVLLGVWIW; this comes from the coding sequence GTGAATAGCCAACGACCTGTAAACCTAGACCTTCGGACTATCAAGCTTCCGATCACCGCTTACACGTCCATTCTTCACCGTATCTCCGGTGTCATCCTCTTTGTCGGTATCGCCATCCTGCTGTTCGGCCTCGACAAGTCGCTGACTTCCGAAGAGGGCTTCGCCCAAGTGAAAGAATGCCTGACCAGCCCGCTGGCCAAGTTCGTGATCTGGGGTCTTCTGTCCGCTCTGCTGTACCACCTGGTGGCCGGTGTGCGCCATCTGATCATGGATGTCGGCGTCGGTGAGACGCTTGAAGGCGGCAAGCTGGGCTCGAAAATCGTGCTTGTCATCTCGGTCATCGTGATCGTGCTGCTGGGGGTGTGGATATGGTAA